One genomic window of Thalassoroseus pseudoceratinae includes the following:
- a CDS encoding DUF1501 domain-containing protein encodes MLLKTDGRHPIPRREFLRLGSLGIGGLALPSLLADQVRANPTTSSVTGKSVIFLFQQGGPSQFETFDPKPNAPSAIRTVTDVVQTSLPGVEFGEPMSQLARLAHKLTVVRAFQTQNAGHNIQPIVGPHSEEANIGSHFSRVVGTTNPETGMPTNTVIYPNAVESDVPGPQARGDLRSTGPYGQSFAPFVPGGGGDLQQDMKLSLPHDRFFEDRRNLLAQLDRLQRNVDRTGQLEHMDQLQRQAYDLLLDGKVAAALDLANEDPKVIERYDTAQYVPKHNWHKAARGRRGYYTGQAKSIGKLLLLARRLCEAGCGFVTIHAGYAGVWDMHADGNNLNMVDGMDAVGRPFDHAVAAFVEDLESRGLQDKIMLVCTGEMGRTPRINKRGGRDHWSRLAPLLLYGGGLPGGEVIGRSTRDGGEPDGEPFGPSHLISTILNTVFDLAQLRLVAGVAPQVVDLASKPAIHRTA; translated from the coding sequence ATGCTTCTGAAGACAGACGGACGACACCCGATTCCTCGTCGTGAATTTCTCCGCCTGGGTAGCCTGGGAATCGGCGGATTGGCTTTACCGTCACTGCTGGCCGACCAAGTCCGCGCAAATCCCACGACAAGTTCCGTCACTGGGAAGTCTGTCATCTTCTTGTTCCAGCAGGGTGGGCCGAGTCAGTTTGAAACATTTGACCCCAAGCCGAACGCACCGTCTGCGATCCGCACCGTGACCGACGTCGTGCAGACCTCGCTGCCGGGCGTCGAGTTTGGCGAACCGATGTCACAATTGGCTCGCCTTGCCCACAAACTCACGGTGGTCCGTGCGTTTCAAACTCAGAACGCTGGCCACAACATCCAACCAATTGTCGGGCCACACTCCGAAGAGGCCAATATCGGTTCGCATTTCTCCCGCGTTGTCGGCACCACCAACCCCGAAACGGGCATGCCGACGAACACGGTGATCTACCCGAATGCCGTCGAATCCGACGTGCCCGGTCCGCAGGCGCGAGGAGATCTCAGATCCACCGGGCCGTATGGTCAATCGTTCGCTCCATTCGTGCCGGGCGGTGGTGGAGACCTTCAGCAAGACATGAAGTTGAGTCTCCCGCATGATCGATTTTTTGAAGACCGACGGAACCTGTTAGCTCAACTGGATCGGCTGCAAAGAAACGTCGACCGAACCGGTCAGCTGGAACACATGGATCAGCTTCAACGACAAGCCTACGATCTGCTTCTCGATGGAAAAGTGGCGGCGGCTCTCGATCTCGCCAACGAAGATCCGAAAGTCATCGAACGCTACGATACCGCCCAATATGTACCGAAGCACAATTGGCATAAAGCGGCGCGTGGCCGACGGGGTTATTACACCGGCCAAGCGAAGTCCATTGGCAAGCTACTCTTGTTAGCCCGGCGACTCTGCGAAGCAGGTTGTGGATTCGTCACCATCCATGCGGGTTACGCCGGAGTTTGGGACATGCACGCCGACGGAAACAATCTCAACATGGTTGACGGTATGGACGCGGTGGGGCGTCCGTTCGACCATGCGGTTGCCGCCTTTGTCGAAGACCTGGAATCTCGCGGACTGCAAGACAAAATCATGCTTGTTTGCACCGGGGAGATGGGTCGCACACCGCGAATCAACAAACGTGGAGGCCGCGATCACTGGAGCCGTCTCGCTCCGTTGCTGCTCTACGGCGGTGGCTTGCCCGGTGGTGAAGTCATCGGCCGATCAACCCGCGATGGCGGCGAGCCGGACGGCGAACCGTTCGGACCCTCGCATCTCATTTCGACGATTCTGAACACCGTTTTCGACTTGGCACAACTCCGACTCGTCGCCGGTGTGGCCCCTCAAGTTGTCGATCTGGCCAGCAAGCCGGCTATCCATCGAACGGCCTAA
- a CDS encoding LptF/LptG family permease has translation MASIFDRYLLRRYLSTFFILFISTYGLYVVIDGFSNVDDFQIRADGTGEMLQAMAKHYGYQSTAFFNMMAPILAIISVLVVVAMLYKQTEITPMLSAGVPVSRLLRPFIAGAVLVNVMAWINQDVFIPRFAPMLQAGRGEAGEKGKRVEPVYDYVSHICIDGERLFYHEQRIQDAHFVLPVPEVAEELTTLSAESATFFEATDDRPAGWLLQNLTTDTSNLKLTDTGNRLVRSVPDSSDLFIVSDVSFDQLSNRNRSYKYIPTSELIQRIRNPAFGSSSVRAQLMHLHLRFVAPIANVLCIFVAVPLVIRRESRSLVTNMAVCTGCLGVLYGLSMGCEYLGQVNLLRPDMAAWSPAIVTGTLGAWLSGLAQT, from the coding sequence ATGGCTTCGATCTTCGATCGCTACCTGCTGCGGCGGTACTTGTCGACATTCTTCATTCTCTTCATCAGCACTTACGGTTTGTATGTGGTGATTGATGGGTTCAGTAACGTCGACGATTTCCAAATCCGGGCCGATGGAACTGGTGAAATGCTCCAGGCGATGGCCAAGCATTACGGATACCAATCGACGGCCTTCTTCAACATGATGGCCCCGATTTTGGCGATTATCTCGGTGTTGGTCGTAGTGGCCATGTTGTATAAGCAGACGGAAATCACGCCGATGCTCTCGGCCGGTGTGCCGGTGTCGCGGTTGTTGCGTCCGTTTATTGCGGGTGCGGTGTTGGTGAACGTGATGGCTTGGATCAACCAAGACGTTTTCATTCCCCGCTTCGCGCCAATGTTGCAAGCAGGCCGAGGCGAAGCCGGTGAGAAAGGCAAACGGGTCGAACCGGTCTACGATTACGTCTCTCACATTTGCATCGACGGCGAACGACTGTTCTACCATGAACAACGCATTCAAGATGCCCACTTCGTGTTGCCCGTTCCCGAGGTTGCGGAGGAACTGACGACGCTCTCAGCCGAAAGCGCCACGTTCTTCGAAGCCACCGACGATCGGCCCGCGGGATGGTTGCTGCAGAATCTCACGACGGATACCTCCAATCTGAAGTTGACCGATACCGGGAACCGTCTTGTGCGTTCGGTCCCGGATTCGTCGGACTTGTTCATTGTTTCGGATGTGAGTTTCGACCAACTCAGCAACCGGAACCGAAGTTACAAGTACATCCCCACAAGCGAACTTATTCAACGTATTCGCAACCCCGCGTTTGGTTCATCGTCTGTGCGAGCCCAGCTGATGCATTTGCATCTTCGGTTTGTGGCTCCGATTGCGAATGTGCTTTGCATCTTCGTGGCTGTGCCCTTGGTGATTCGTCGTGAGAGTCGCAGTCTTGTCACGAATATGGCCGTCTGCACGGGCTGTCTCGGTGTACTTTACGGGCTTTCGATGGGGTGTGAATACCTCGGACAAGTGAACCTCTTGAGACCCGATATGGCTGCTTGGTCTCCCGCCATTGTCACGGGAACACTTGGGGCATGGCTCAGCGGTTTGGCGCAAACATAG
- a CDS encoding SDR family oxidoreductase — protein MDVKNKVVVVTGGARGIGAALCRQLAAAGAKVMVSDVDETTSAKVAEEIGGASCGCDVSREDEVVRLVAATEKAFGPVDIFVSNAGITVKGGEDTIDGDWQRLWDVNVMSRIFAARAVVPGMLERGEGYLIHTASAAGLLTEIGSAAYSVTKHADVALAEWLSVQHGREGIRVSCVCPLGVETDMLDPDDPIHQFLQISSISADQAATAIMQGIESEKFLILPHPQVEEFYQMKSEDPDRWIRGMQRLKQKLARRRAA, from the coding sequence ATGGATGTGAAGAATAAAGTGGTCGTGGTCACCGGTGGGGCACGCGGGATTGGAGCAGCACTCTGTCGGCAACTCGCGGCAGCGGGTGCGAAGGTGATGGTCAGCGATGTCGATGAAACGACGTCCGCAAAAGTCGCTGAAGAAATTGGCGGCGCAAGTTGTGGTTGTGATGTCAGCCGCGAAGACGAAGTGGTCCGCTTGGTCGCCGCCACGGAGAAAGCATTCGGCCCGGTCGATATTTTCGTTTCGAACGCAGGAATCACGGTAAAAGGTGGTGAAGACACCATCGACGGCGATTGGCAACGCCTGTGGGACGTGAACGTGATGTCTCGCATCTTCGCTGCTCGGGCGGTCGTGCCGGGAATGTTGGAACGTGGAGAAGGTTATCTCATCCACACCGCCTCCGCCGCCGGATTGCTGACGGAAATCGGATCGGCCGCGTATTCCGTCACGAAGCACGCCGACGTGGCCCTCGCTGAGTGGTTGTCGGTCCAACATGGACGGGAAGGAATTCGCGTCTCGTGTGTTTGCCCGTTGGGTGTCGAAACCGACATGCTGGATCCAGATGATCCCATTCACCAATTCTTGCAAATCAGTTCGATCTCCGCCGACCAAGCGGCGACGGCAATCATGCAGGGCATCGAAAGTGAAAAGTTCCTGATTCTGCCTCATCCGCAGGTCGAAGAATTCTACCAAATGAAATCCGAAGACCCTGACCGTTGGATTCGGGGCATGCAACGGTTGAAGCAAAAACTCGCTCGCCGTCGCGCTGCGTGA
- a CDS encoding cytochrome P450 family protein codes for MQKIDLVSQDFKRNPLPTFAALREQGPLIETRLPIMGRTRITTDYETTVAVLRDSERFVTSAHNAGRKQYAGMQWWMPRTITTLANNMLTKDDPDHRRLRKLAEAAFLRRSVDDMQPRLEQLAHTLLDQVEAIAKRDGQVDFVEHFARPFPLAVISELLGLPEEDRPVFGKWGAALTQTNSVLAVFRFLPLLRKMYRYFERQFEECRQNPRPGLLTALVQAEQAGDQLSHEELIAFAFLLLFAGHETTVHLTSGGLLTLLEHPEQKAELLADWSLVGGAVQEALRFYCPVQMTKPRYIREDTELVGVSLRRGEMISAILAAANLDPAEFENPGHFDIRRQPNPHVAFGTGMHVCLGMKLANAEVETAFRCLFTRFPKLELAIPSSELKWAKRIGLRGLPSLPIRLSP; via the coding sequence GTGCAGAAGATTGACCTCGTTTCGCAGGATTTCAAACGCAATCCGCTGCCGACGTTCGCCGCCTTACGGGAGCAGGGGCCGTTGATCGAGACGCGTTTGCCGATCATGGGGCGAACGCGGATCACGACGGATTACGAAACCACCGTCGCGGTGTTGCGAGACTCCGAACGCTTCGTCACCAGCGCCCACAACGCCGGTCGCAAGCAGTACGCGGGGATGCAATGGTGGATGCCCCGCACGATCACCACGCTCGCGAACAACATGCTGACCAAGGATGATCCCGATCATCGTCGGCTGCGAAAATTAGCCGAAGCGGCGTTTCTGCGGCGAAGTGTGGACGACATGCAACCGCGACTCGAACAACTCGCGCACACGCTGCTGGATCAAGTCGAAGCGATCGCCAAACGGGATGGGCAAGTCGATTTCGTCGAACACTTCGCCCGACCGTTTCCCTTGGCGGTGATTTCGGAACTGCTCGGGCTTCCCGAGGAAGACCGCCCCGTCTTCGGGAAATGGGGAGCCGCGTTGACGCAAACGAACTCCGTGCTGGCCGTGTTCCGGTTTCTGCCACTGCTGCGGAAAATGTACCGCTATTTTGAACGGCAGTTCGAGGAATGTCGGCAAAACCCGCGTCCCGGTTTGCTCACCGCTTTGGTCCAGGCGGAACAGGCGGGCGATCAACTGAGTCATGAAGAATTGATCGCGTTCGCGTTTCTGCTGTTGTTCGCCGGTCACGAGACAACGGTGCATCTCACCAGTGGCGGTCTGCTGACCCTGCTCGAACATCCCGAACAGAAAGCGGAACTCCTAGCAGATTGGTCACTCGTTGGAGGAGCGGTGCAGGAAGCTCTGCGATTTTACTGTCCCGTGCAGATGACCAAACCGCGGTATATCCGGGAAGACACCGAGTTGGTCGGCGTCTCGCTCCGTCGCGGGGAAATGATCAGTGCGATTCTCGCCGCCGCGAATTTAGACCCTGCGGAATTTGAAAACCCGGGCCATTTCGACATCCGCCGGCAACCGAATCCGCATGTGGCATTCGGCACCGGCATGCATGTATGTCTCGGCATGAAACTCGCCAACGCGGAAGTCGAGACAGCTTTCCGCTGTTTGTTCACGCGGTTTCCAAAACTCGAACTGGCGATTCCATCGAGCGAATTGAAATGGGCGAAACGCATCGGTCTGCGTGGTCTGCCGAGTTTGCCGATCCGATTGTCTCCGTAA
- a CDS encoding FMN-binding negative transcriptional regulator: MYTPKAFAEPDQSRCFDHIEQHSFATLVSVHEGRPVASHLPFLLDREPKPHGQLLGHFARANSQWTEVDGQTVLAIFQGPHAYITPTWYESANVVPTWDYVTVHVTGTLRLIEDPAELHRLAGRTVDQYEQSRSVPWKYQGSPEFMEKLLGMIVGFRIDIEQIEGQWKLSQNHTVERRERVIHGLRAEDDPNAHAIAELIQATLEETDRTAK, encoded by the coding sequence ATGTATACACCCAAGGCGTTCGCCGAGCCCGATCAATCGCGGTGTTTCGATCACATCGAGCAGCATAGCTTTGCGACGCTTGTCTCAGTGCATGAGGGGCGACCGGTCGCGTCCCATTTGCCGTTTCTGCTGGATCGAGAACCGAAGCCGCATGGGCAACTGTTGGGGCACTTTGCACGAGCGAATTCGCAATGGACCGAAGTCGATGGCCAAACAGTTCTGGCAATTTTCCAGGGACCGCATGCCTACATCACGCCGACATGGTATGAATCCGCAAACGTAGTTCCGACATGGGATTACGTCACCGTGCACGTGACTGGCACGCTCCGTCTAATCGAAGACCCTGCCGAACTGCATCGACTTGCTGGCAGAACGGTTGATCAGTACGAGCAATCGCGATCCGTCCCGTGGAAATACCAAGGTTCACCGGAGTTCATGGAGAAATTGCTCGGCATGATCGTCGGTTTTCGCATCGACATCGAACAAATCGAAGGGCAGTGGAAACTCAGTCAGAATCATACCGTCGAACGTCGGGAACGAGTCATCCATGGTTTGCGTGCGGAAGACGATCCGAACGCCCATGCGATCGCTGAACTCATCCAAGCCACGTTGGAAGAGACGGATCGAACTGCGAAGTGA